Proteins from one Bradyrhizobium roseum genomic window:
- a CDS encoding sn-glycerol-3-phosphate import ATP-binding protein UgpC: protein MANVTLRNVRKTYPGGFEAIKGIDFEVGDGAFCVLVGPSGCGKSTLLRMVAGLETITGGEIDIGGRVVNQIEPADRDIAMVFQNYALYPHMTVYNNMAYGLRNRGMAEGEIKTRVGEAARILELGAMLDRKPRQLSGGQRQRVAMGRAIVRQPKVFLFDEPLSNLDAKLRIAMRVEIRKLQRRLATTSIYVTHDQLEAMTLADILVVMNGGQVEQIGNPLDIYQKPATTFVASFIGAPPMNLMPLRSDELKSQLAGDSRLGEAGILGIRPEDFVITNETVSGGVALGLTVEATEHVGAETFVYGSRQQEAQGVAATPGELPPGEVIVRIPGAVGPAIGERIRAAASPDKLHLFTADGRKRVGR, encoded by the coding sequence ATGGCCAACGTCACCCTGCGTAACGTCCGCAAGACCTATCCCGGCGGTTTTGAAGCCATCAAGGGCATCGATTTCGAGGTCGGCGACGGCGCATTCTGCGTGCTGGTCGGTCCTTCCGGCTGCGGCAAGTCCACGCTGTTGCGCATGGTGGCAGGGCTCGAGACCATCACCGGCGGCGAGATCGATATCGGCGGGCGCGTCGTCAACCAGATCGAACCGGCCGACCGCGACATCGCGATGGTGTTCCAGAACTACGCGCTCTATCCGCACATGACCGTCTACAACAACATGGCTTACGGCCTGCGCAACCGCGGCATGGCGGAGGGCGAGATCAAGACCCGTGTCGGGGAAGCCGCACGCATCCTCGAACTCGGCGCGATGCTCGACCGCAAGCCGAGGCAATTGTCCGGCGGCCAGCGCCAGCGCGTGGCGATGGGCCGCGCAATCGTGCGGCAGCCAAAAGTGTTTCTGTTCGACGAACCGCTGTCCAATCTCGACGCGAAATTGCGCATCGCGATGCGGGTTGAAATCCGCAAACTGCAGCGCAGGCTCGCCACGACCTCGATCTACGTCACCCACGACCAGCTCGAGGCGATGACGCTGGCCGATATCCTGGTGGTCATGAACGGCGGCCAGGTCGAGCAGATCGGCAATCCACTCGACATCTACCAGAAGCCCGCAACCACCTTCGTCGCCTCCTTCATCGGCGCGCCGCCGATGAACCTGATGCCACTGCGCTCGGATGAATTGAAGTCGCAACTGGCTGGCGATAGCAGGCTCGGCGAGGCCGGCATTCTGGGAATCCGGCCCGAGGATTTCGTCATCACCAACGAAACGGTTTCCGGCGGCGTGGCGCTCGGCCTCACCGTGGAGGCGACCGAGCACGTCGGCGCCGAAACCTTCGTTTACGGCTCCCGGCAGCAGGAGGCGCAGGGCGTCGCTGCCACCCCCGGCGAACTGCCGCCGGGCGAAGTGATCGTGCGGATTCCGGGTGCCGTCGGTCCCGCCATCGGCGAACGAATCAGGGCGGCTGCTTCTCCCGACAAGCTGCATCTGTTTACCGCCGATGGGCGGAAGCGGGTGGGCCGCTAA
- a CDS encoding Hsp20 family protein, with protein sequence MSRVPSLSSPFLLGFDEIERALDRVVKGADGYPPYNIERCDRANGQPEKLRITLAVAGFTRDQLDVTIEENQLVIRGRQQDDKARQYIHRGIAARHFQRTFVLAEGMQVLGADLKNGLLSIDLARPEPERVVKTIAINEHE encoded by the coding sequence ATGTCTCGTGTTCCTTCGTTGTCCAGTCCGTTCCTGCTTGGGTTCGACGAAATCGAGCGTGCGCTCGATCGCGTTGTCAAAGGCGCCGACGGTTATCCTCCCTACAACATCGAGCGGTGCGACCGCGCCAACGGCCAGCCCGAAAAGCTGCGGATCACGCTCGCGGTGGCGGGTTTTACCCGCGACCAACTCGATGTGACCATTGAGGAAAACCAGCTCGTGATCCGGGGCCGCCAGCAGGACGACAAGGCCCGGCAATACATCCATCGCGGCATTGCCGCGCGCCACTTCCAGCGCACCTTCGTGCTGGCGGAGGGGATGCAGGTGCTGGGCGCGGATCTGAAGAACGGGCTGTTGTCGATCGACCTCGCCAGGCCGGAGCCTGAAAGGGTCGTTAAGACAATAGCGATCAATGAGCACGAATAA
- a CDS encoding BQ00720 family protein, whose protein sequence is MSDVSVTFEPEQVSVEALAHLGEGHIAYVKQVRSEDVPGLFPQAPKIAPGLKLFALHAADGTPIMLTDSREAAIANAWSNELQAVSVH, encoded by the coding sequence ATGAGTGACGTGAGTGTTACGTTCGAACCTGAACAGGTTTCCGTCGAGGCGCTGGCCCATCTTGGCGAGGGTCATATCGCCTACGTGAAGCAAGTCCGTTCCGAAGACGTGCCGGGACTGTTTCCGCAGGCGCCGAAAATCGCGCCAGGGCTGAAACTGTTCGCGCTGCATGCCGCCGACGGCACCCCGATCATGCTGACTGACAGCCGCGAAGCCGCGATCGCCAACGCATGGAGCAACGAGCTCCAGGCCGTGAGCGTGCACTGA
- a CDS encoding methyl-accepting chemotaxis protein encodes MTLRLTISRAIFIFGLVTALGLGAVIATSAYGLSQLKVGGPLYDRIKLGNDLIADILPPPEYVIEAYLEATLVLHDPAKLAAHRDRIVQLKKEYDERRDFWVKSDLDAALKTKLVEKSDGEVRRFWTAIQDGLLPALARADSAAAAKSYAEITARYAAHRAIVDDIVKQANDQNAATEVAATERVSTFTLLLWGVSAVVFLIIGAGIFGVAFGVIRPIAEMTSVMKGLAGGDLKVSVPALSRGDEVGAMARAVQVFKENALRVQSMEQEQAGLKLKADGDRKAAMLQMADGFDSAIGKIIHTVSAASSELEASAGQLTKTAEVTQMLSATVATASEQSSANAQSAAAAAEEMASSVSEISRQVQDSHKISRDAVSQVEQTNARIADLAQSAGRIGEVVRMISAVAEQTNLLALNATIEAARAGEAGRGFAVVASEVKALAAQTAKATEEISEQIGQMQSATHQSVSAIQEIGGTIGRIAEISQAIAAAVEEQGAATQEISRNVQQAARGASQVAGSISDVNRGATDTGAASTQVHGLAQSLLGQSNHLKGEVEKFLATVRAA; translated from the coding sequence ATGACGCTGCGGCTCACGATTTCGCGCGCGATATTTATTTTCGGACTGGTCACCGCATTGGGTCTCGGTGCCGTCATCGCCACCAGCGCCTATGGGCTGTCACAGCTCAAGGTCGGCGGTCCGCTCTACGACCGGATCAAGCTCGGCAATGACCTCATTGCCGACATCCTGCCGCCGCCGGAGTACGTGATCGAGGCCTATCTTGAGGCAACGCTGGTGCTGCACGACCCTGCAAAACTTGCGGCGCATCGCGACAGGATCGTTCAGCTCAAGAAGGAATATGACGAGCGGCGCGATTTCTGGGTCAAATCCGATCTCGACGCGGCTCTCAAGACCAAGCTGGTGGAGAAATCCGACGGCGAGGTGCGCCGCTTCTGGACCGCGATACAGGACGGGCTGTTGCCCGCGCTTGCCAGGGCCGACAGCGCCGCGGCTGCGAAATCCTACGCCGAGATCACTGCGCGCTATGCGGCGCACCGCGCCATCGTCGACGACATCGTCAAGCAGGCCAACGACCAGAACGCGGCGACGGAAGTCGCTGCGACGGAACGCGTCAGCACATTTACGCTGCTGCTGTGGGGCGTCTCGGCCGTCGTCTTCCTCATCATCGGCGCCGGCATTTTCGGGGTGGCCTTTGGCGTGATTCGCCCGATCGCGGAAATGACTTCCGTGATGAAGGGCCTAGCCGGCGGCGACCTCAAAGTCTCGGTGCCGGCGCTCAGCCGCGGCGATGAGGTGGGCGCCATGGCGCGCGCGGTTCAGGTCTTCAAGGAGAACGCGCTGCGCGTTCAATCGATGGAGCAGGAACAGGCCGGTCTGAAGCTGAAGGCAGATGGCGACCGCAAGGCCGCGATGCTGCAGATGGCCGACGGCTTCGATTCGGCGATCGGAAAAATCATTCATACGGTGTCGGCCGCCTCCTCCGAACTCGAAGCGTCGGCTGGACAGCTGACCAAGACCGCCGAAGTCACGCAGATGCTGTCGGCCACGGTCGCCACCGCGTCGGAGCAATCTTCCGCCAACGCGCAGTCCGCTGCGGCGGCCGCCGAAGAGATGGCGTCCTCGGTGTCGGAGATCAGCCGCCAGGTGCAGGATTCGCACAAGATCTCGCGCGACGCGGTCAGCCAGGTCGAGCAGACCAACGCGCGGATCGCCGATCTCGCCCAGTCCGCCGGCCGGATCGGCGAAGTGGTCAGGATGATCAGCGCGGTCGCCGAGCAGACCAACCTGTTGGCACTCAACGCCACCATCGAGGCGGCGCGCGCCGGCGAGGCGGGGCGCGGCTTTGCCGTCGTCGCATCCGAGGTCAAGGCGCTGGCCGCGCAGACGGCGAAGGCGACCGAGGAAATCTCCGAGCAGATCGGCCAGATGCAGTCGGCAACCCACCAATCGGTATCGGCGATCCAGGAAATCGGCGGCACGATCGGTCGCATCGCGGAAATCTCGCAGGCGATCGCGGCCGCCGTGGAAGAGCAGGGCGCTGCGACGCAGGAAATTTCCCGCAATGTGCAGCAAGCGGCGCGGGGCGCCTCCCAGGTCGCGGGCAGCATCTCCGACGTCAACCGCGGCGCGACTGATACCGGCGCGGCATCGACACAAGTGCACGGGCTGGCCCAGTCGCTGCTGGGACAAAGCAATCACCTCAAGGGCGAGGTGGAGAAATTCCTTGCCACCGTTCGCGCGGCGTAA
- the ptsN gene encoding PTS IIA-like nitrogen regulatory protein PtsN, translating to MTITDLVAPEAILPALKVISKKQALQELAARASVLTGQNERAVFEVLLQREKLGTTAVGYGVAIPHGKLPKLEKLFGLFARLERPIDFEAMDGQPVDLIFLLLAPEGAGADHLKALARIARLLRDVDVAKKLRASRDAQAIYSVLALPPASAA from the coding sequence ATGACGATTACCGATCTGGTCGCACCCGAGGCGATTCTCCCGGCTTTGAAGGTCATCAGCAAGAAGCAGGCATTGCAGGAACTGGCGGCGCGTGCGTCGGTCCTGACCGGCCAGAACGAACGCGCAGTGTTCGAGGTGTTGTTGCAGCGCGAAAAGCTCGGCACGACCGCCGTCGGCTATGGCGTCGCCATCCCGCACGGCAAGCTGCCGAAGCTGGAAAAGCTGTTCGGGCTGTTTGCACGCCTGGAGCGCCCGATCGATTTCGAGGCAATGGACGGCCAGCCGGTCGACCTGATTTTCCTGCTGCTGGCCCCGGAAGGCGCCGGCGCCGATCACCTGAAGGCGCTGGCGCGAATCGCGCGGTTGTTGCGCGACGTGGACGTCGCCAAGAAGCTGCGCGCCTCGCGCGACGCCCAGGCGATCTATTCCGTACTGGCGCTGCCGCCGGCGAGCGCGGCGTAG
- the hpf gene encoding ribosome hibernation-promoting factor, HPF/YfiA family, with the protein MTLRVSGKSISVGEALRSRVSERTDEVLRKYFDGNYSGHITLSKDGFGFRTDCSLHLDSGITLEADSNATDAYASADQALVMIEKRLRRYKSRLKDRSARKTYAANAALADIDAPSYVIEAPAESDEEVTAYSPVIIAEATTSLKRLSVSEAVMELDLTGAACLVFQHGSSGRVNIIYRRPDGNVGWVDPPTVTP; encoded by the coding sequence ATGACCCTTCGAGTCTCCGGCAAAAGCATCAGCGTCGGTGAAGCGCTTCGCTCGCGCGTCAGCGAGCGCACCGACGAAGTCTTAAGAAAGTATTTCGACGGCAACTACTCCGGCCATATCACCCTGAGCAAAGATGGCTTTGGTTTCCGCACCGACTGCTCGCTACATCTCGATTCCGGAATCACGCTCGAGGCGGATTCCAACGCCACCGATGCCTATGCCAGCGCCGACCAGGCGCTGGTGATGATCGAGAAGCGGTTACGCCGCTACAAGAGCCGGTTGAAGGATCGTTCGGCCCGCAAGACCTACGCCGCCAACGCGGCGCTGGCCGACATCGATGCGCCGAGCTATGTGATCGAGGCGCCGGCGGAAAGCGACGAGGAGGTCACCGCCTACAGCCCCGTCATCATCGCCGAGGCCACCACGTCGTTGAAGCGGCTTTCGGTCAGCGAGGCGGTGATGGAGCTGGATCTCACCGGCGCCGCCTGCCTCGTGTTCCAGCACGGCTCCAGCGGTCGGGTGAACATTATTTACCGCCGGCCGGACGGCAATGTCGGCTGGGTCGATCCTCCCACGGTTACCCCCTGA
- the rpoN gene encoding RNA polymerase factor sigma-54, producing the protein MALTQRLEFRQSQSLVMTPQLMQAIKLLQLSNLDLSAFVEEELERNPLLDRASDGPEIPVAGEPAAERPEYADSGNFGEDGGGEPSDMASGSGDAFEPGQEEWLNRDLGSRTEIEQTLDTPLDNVFSEEPAEAAARVAQDAAPTAYTEWGGGASNDDDYNLEAFVAAEVTLGSHLAEQLAVAFSGPSQRMIGQYLIDLVDDAGYLPPDLGQAAERLGAPQGDVDAVLAVLQKFDPPGVCARNLSECLAIQLRELNRYDPAMQALVEHLDLLAKRDIASLRKLCGVDDEDITDMIGEIRRLDPKPGLKFGSARTQTMVPDVYVRPGPDGGWHVELNSDTLPRVLVNQVYYTELSKTIRKDGDKSYFTECLQNATWLVRALDQRARTILKVATEIVRQQDGFFTHGVAHLRPLNLKAVADAIQMHESTVSRVTANKYMATNRGSFELKYFFTASIASADGGEAHSAEAVRHHIKQLIDAEAPNAILSDDTIVERLRATGIDIARRTVAKYREAMRIPSSVQRRRDKQSMLGNALSAPATSSDRSRDTAPA; encoded by the coding sequence ATGGCGCTAACGCAGAGATTAGAGTTCCGTCAGTCGCAGTCGCTGGTGATGACGCCCCAGCTGATGCAGGCGATCAAGCTGCTGCAATTGTCGAATCTCGACCTGTCGGCGTTTGTCGAGGAAGAGCTTGAGCGCAATCCGCTGCTGGATCGCGCGAGCGATGGCCCCGAAATCCCCGTAGCAGGCGAGCCGGCTGCCGAACGCCCTGAATATGCCGATTCCGGGAACTTTGGTGAGGACGGCGGCGGCGAACCCTCCGATATGGCCTCTGGCTCCGGCGACGCCTTCGAGCCCGGCCAGGAAGAATGGTTGAATCGCGACCTCGGCAGCCGCACCGAGATCGAGCAGACGCTGGACACCCCGCTCGACAACGTCTTTTCCGAGGAACCGGCCGAAGCTGCCGCCCGCGTAGCGCAGGATGCGGCGCCGACCGCCTACACCGAATGGGGCGGCGGCGCCTCCAACGACGACGACTACAATCTGGAAGCCTTCGTCGCCGCCGAGGTGACGCTGGGCAGCCACCTCGCCGAACAGCTTGCGGTCGCTTTCAGCGGGCCGTCGCAGCGCATGATCGGACAGTATCTGATCGACCTCGTCGACGATGCCGGCTATCTGCCGCCGGATCTGGGACAGGCCGCCGAGCGGCTGGGCGCCCCGCAGGGCGATGTTGATGCGGTTCTGGCCGTGTTGCAAAAATTCGATCCGCCCGGCGTCTGTGCGCGGAACTTGAGCGAGTGCCTCGCGATCCAGCTTCGCGAACTGAACCGCTACGATCCTGCCATGCAGGCGCTGGTGGAGCATCTCGACCTGCTGGCGAAGCGCGACATCGCGTCACTGCGCAAATTGTGCGGCGTCGATGACGAGGACATCACCGACATGATCGGCGAAATCCGCCGGCTCGATCCCAAGCCCGGCCTGAAATTCGGTTCGGCGCGCACGCAGACCATGGTGCCTGACGTCTATGTGCGACCAGGTCCTGACGGCGGCTGGCATGTCGAGCTGAACAGCGACACGTTGCCGCGCGTGCTGGTCAATCAGGTCTACTACACCGAGCTGTCGAAGACGATCCGCAAGGACGGCGACAAATCCTATTTCACCGAATGCCTGCAGAACGCGACCTGGCTGGTGCGCGCGCTGGATCAGCGCGCCCGCACCATCCTGAAGGTCGCCACCGAAATCGTGCGGCAGCAGGACGGTTTCTTCACCCATGGCGTCGCGCATCTGCGACCGCTGAATCTGAAGGCGGTGGCGGACGCGATCCAGATGCACGAATCGACGGTGTCGCGGGTCACCGCCAACAAATATATGGCGACCAACCGCGGCAGTTTTGAGCTGAAATATTTCTTCACCGCCTCGATCGCGTCGGCCGACGGGGGCGAGGCGCATTCGGCGGAGGCGGTGCGGCATCACATCAAGCAGTTGATCGATGCGGAAGCCCCGAACGCGATTCTTTCCGACGACACTATCGTGGAACGATTGCGCGCAACGGGCATTGACATTGCCCGCCGCACGGTCGCGAAATACCGCGAAGCGATGCGCATTCCGTCCTCGGTGCAACGACGCCGCGACAAACAGAGCATGCTCGGTAACGCACTTTCCGCTCCCGCCACCTCCTCCGACCGGTCCCGCGATACGGCTCCGGCCTGA
- the lptB gene encoding LPS export ABC transporter ATP-binding protein, with protein MVDLFGMFRRRPAKRGGPAFARSRDDITALGDSFGDMLATPVRDTPPKARTAALPGLELAQADVEPAREPRPRAQGPRPRSSGNEASRLTKRPGLLAVHSVEKSFGTRQVVRGVSIYVRRGEAVGLLGPNGAGKTTVFYMITGLIKADRGAIELDGHDVTRLPMYQRARLGIGYLPQEASIFRGLTVEQNIRAVLEVVEPNRKKREAELNSLLDEFNITRLRKSPSIALSGGERRRVEIARALATRPNYMLLDEPFAGIDPIAVGDIQDLVRHLTNRGIGVLITDHNVRETLGLTDRAYIVYAGQILTEGSPEEIVNDPDVRRLYLGEEFRL; from the coding sequence ATGGTGGATTTATTCGGCATGTTTCGTCGGCGCCCGGCAAAGCGCGGTGGACCCGCCTTTGCGCGGTCGCGCGACGACATCACCGCGCTCGGCGACTCCTTTGGCGACATGCTGGCGACCCCGGTGCGCGATACGCCGCCGAAAGCGCGTACGGCCGCGCTGCCTGGGCTGGAATTGGCGCAGGCCGACGTCGAGCCGGCCCGTGAGCCACGTCCCCGCGCGCAGGGGCCGCGTCCCAGGTCCAGTGGCAACGAAGCCTCGCGTCTGACCAAGCGGCCCGGTCTTCTCGCCGTCCACAGCGTGGAAAAAAGTTTCGGCACACGGCAGGTGGTGCGCGGCGTCAGCATCTATGTGCGCCGCGGCGAGGCCGTCGGCCTGCTGGGCCCGAACGGCGCCGGCAAGACCACGGTGTTCTACATGATCACCGGTCTCATCAAGGCGGATCGCGGGGCCATCGAACTCGACGGCCATGACGTGACCCGGCTGCCGATGTATCAGCGCGCGCGGCTCGGCATCGGCTATCTGCCGCAGGAGGCCTCGATCTTTCGCGGCCTGACGGTGGAGCAGAACATCCGCGCCGTGCTGGAGGTGGTCGAGCCCAACCGCAAAAAGCGCGAGGCGGAACTCAATTCGCTGCTCGATGAATTCAACATCACGCGCTTGCGCAAATCGCCCTCGATCGCACTGTCCGGCGGCGAGCGCCGTCGCGTCGAGATCGCGCGCGCGCTGGCGACGCGCCCGAACTACATGCTGCTCGACGAACCCTTTGCCGGCATCGACCCGATCGCGGTCGGCGACATCCAGGACCTGGTCCGCCACCTCACCAACCGTGGCATCGGCGTCCTCATCACCGACCACAACGTGCGGGAGACCCTGGGACTGACGGACCGCGCCTATATCGTCTATGCCGGGCAGATCCTGACCGAAGGCAGTCCGGAAGAGATCGTTAATGACCCCGATGTACGCCGCCTTTACCTTGGCGAAGAGTTTCGGCTGTAA
- a CDS encoding LptA/OstA family protein, whose amino-acid sequence MMQFFSRSFAAAAFALASIAPGAVSAQGAMSGVPNAMQGFTQNRDQPIQIEAASLEMRDKKKEATFSGNVKVVQGDTTMTSKSLVVFYDSGPTPAASAPAPAAPKGAKSGTMQSATPGPGGSSSIRRLEARGSVVVTQKDQVVTGETAIFDPRANLITMAGGVVLTQCKNVLKGDRLKVDMTTGVSRVESDTNKVQGMFIQGENCGSGSGGAKPAPVAIPSLIPGKK is encoded by the coding sequence ATGATGCAGTTCTTCTCGCGCAGTTTTGCGGCCGCAGCGTTCGCGCTCGCATCGATCGCCCCCGGCGCAGTCAGCGCGCAGGGCGCCATGTCGGGCGTGCCGAATGCGATGCAGGGGTTCACGCAGAACCGCGACCAGCCGATTCAGATCGAGGCGGCCTCGCTGGAAATGCGCGACAAGAAAAAGGAGGCGACCTTCTCCGGCAACGTGAAGGTCGTGCAGGGCGACACCACCATGACCTCGAAATCGCTCGTGGTGTTTTACGATTCCGGTCCGACGCCGGCAGCGTCTGCACCGGCGCCCGCTGCCCCGAAGGGTGCAAAATCCGGCACGATGCAGTCGGCGACCCCTGGCCCCGGGGGCAGTTCGTCGATCCGCCGGCTGGAAGCGAGGGGCTCCGTCGTGGTCACGCAGAAGGACCAGGTCGTGACCGGCGAGACCGCGATCTTCGATCCGCGCGCTAATCTGATCACCATGGCGGGTGGGGTGGTGCTGACCCAGTGCAAGAACGTGCTCAAGGGCGACCGCCTCAAGGTCGACATGACGACCGGGGTGTCGCGCGTCGAATCCGACACCAACAAGGTGCAGGGCATGTTCATCCAGGGCGAGAATTGCGGCTCCGGCTCGGGCGGCGCGAAGCCCGCGCCGGTTGCCATCCCGTCGCTGATCCCCGGCAAAAAATAA
- the lptC gene encoding LPS export ABC transporter periplasmic protein LptC → MNSIQSPAYDRGLEIRFRAAARHSRMVRVLRVAVPAAVVLALASIVLIQVFVNPFQTALAKLPVDISNLVVSGTKITMETPHLAGFSTDQRPYEVWAKAAIQDLTKPDSVELQTLRAKVMMEDKSTVTMDARTGFFDSKQQMLDLRKDIFLQSSTGYEARLSQAYIDINKGTVTSDEHVDVKLLNGTLTADRLKILNSGEVVRFEGNVVMNLIMESPTAPEPEPEPAPQKARSGAGKSSSTK, encoded by the coding sequence GTGAACTCGATACAGAGCCCAGCCTACGACCGGGGACTGGAAATCCGCTTTAGAGCGGCCGCCCGTCACAGCCGTATGGTGCGGGTGCTGCGGGTGGCGGTCCCGGCAGCCGTGGTGCTGGCCTTGGCCAGCATCGTCCTGATCCAGGTCTTCGTGAACCCGTTCCAGACGGCGCTCGCAAAGCTGCCTGTCGACATCAGCAATCTTGTGGTGTCGGGCACCAAGATCACCATGGAAACGCCGCACCTTGCAGGTTTCTCAACGGACCAGCGTCCCTACGAAGTGTGGGCCAAGGCCGCGATCCAGGATTTGACCAAGCCGGACAGCGTTGAGCTGCAGACGTTGCGCGCAAAAGTCATGATGGAGGACAAGAGCACGGTGACGATGGATGCGCGCACGGGATTTTTCGATAGCAAGCAGCAGATGCTGGACCTGCGCAAGGATATCTTCCTGCAATCCTCCACCGGATACGAGGCCAGACTTTCGCAAGCCTATATCGATATCAACAAGGGAACGGTGACGTCGGACGAACACGTCGATGTCAAATTGCTGAACGGGACGCTAACGGCCGACCGGCTCAAAATTCTCAACAGCGGCGAGGTCGTTCGCTTCGAAGGCAATGTCGTGATGAACCTGATCATGGAAAGCCCCACGGCACCGGAGCCCGAGCCTGAACCGGCGCCACAGAAGGCGCGGTCCGGCGCCGGCAAGTCATCGAGCACGAAGTGA
- a CDS encoding ribonuclease D — MTIRLHRGDLPDLSRYTDSVAIDTETMGLNPHRDRLCVVQMSNGDGSADVIQIPKGHTDAPNLKALLANPAVTKIFHFARFDLTALYNAFGVMPQPVYCTKIASRLTRTYTDRHGLKDLVREVLNVDLSKQQQSSDWGAASLSEAQLAYAASDVLHLHGLRERLDAMLAREGRKELAQACFDFLPTRVKLDLGGWEAEDIFAHS; from the coding sequence ATGACCATCCGCCTGCATCGCGGCGATCTGCCTGATCTGTCCCGCTACACGGATTCGGTGGCGATCGATACCGAGACCATGGGCCTCAATCCGCATCGCGACCGGCTCTGCGTGGTGCAGATGTCGAATGGCGACGGCAGCGCCGATGTCATCCAGATCCCGAAGGGGCATACCGACGCGCCGAACCTGAAAGCGCTGCTGGCCAATCCCGCCGTCACGAAGATCTTTCATTTCGCGCGTTTCGATCTCACCGCGCTCTACAACGCCTTTGGCGTGATGCCGCAGCCGGTCTATTGCACCAAGATCGCCTCGCGGCTGACGCGCACTTACACTGATCGCCACGGCCTGAAGGACCTCGTCCGCGAGGTGCTCAACGTCGACCTGTCGAAGCAGCAACAGTCGAGCGACTGGGGCGCGGCCAGCCTCAGCGAGGCGCAGCTCGCCTATGCCGCGTCCGACGTGCTGCATCTGCATGGTCTGCGCGAGCGGCTCGATGCCATGCTGGCGCGCGAGGGCCGCAAGGAGTTGGCTCAGGCCTGTTTTGACTTCCTGCCGACGCGGGTCAAACTTGACCTCGGCGGCTGGGAGGCCGAGGACATCTTCGCGCATTCGTGA
- a CDS encoding TetR/AcrR family transcriptional regulator: MVRPHGQPDLISLQPLPATTRRHASSLRRDQTVADIPQPPLSRAPPIPHSENDRSHGPILLFRNIYVSIHIMKVDILICNWYSPPMAKADDSKGKTLTAAVKLFRQQGYHGTALHDILKAGGAPRGSLYFHFPKGKEEIGAGALSLAGEAVRQAIVQAAEKSDSAESFLVRIVRAMAADLERSGYREGCPIATTALETAAQSEVLGAATRTAFQKWELEIKRGLFRFGLTSGDADLVATMVLSQIEGALLLARTYRSLAPIQRTEEAVRLLAYAAKSAN, from the coding sequence ATGGTCCGTCCTCACGGCCAACCTGATCTCATCTCGCTTCAGCCCTTGCCGGCGACCACCCGTCGCCACGCCAGCAGTCTGCGGCGCGATCAAACGGTTGCCGACATCCCCCAGCCACCTCTTAGTCGCGCCCCTCCTATCCCGCATTCAGAAAATGATCGAAGTCACGGGCCGATCCTCCTTTTTCGGAATATATATGTTAGTATACATATTATGAAGGTCGACATACTTATTTGTAATTGGTATTCCCCGCCCATGGCGAAAGCTGATGATTCCAAAGGGAAAACACTGACCGCCGCGGTCAAGCTGTTTCGCCAGCAGGGCTATCACGGCACCGCGCTGCACGACATCCTGAAGGCCGGAGGTGCACCGCGCGGGTCGCTGTATTTTCATTTCCCAAAGGGCAAGGAGGAGATCGGCGCAGGCGCATTGTCGCTTGCCGGCGAAGCCGTGCGCCAAGCCATCGTGCAGGCCGCCGAAAAATCCGACAGCGCCGAGAGCTTTCTGGTCCGCATCGTCCGCGCCATGGCGGCGGATCTTGAACGCTCCGGTTACAGGGAAGGCTGCCCGATCGCGACTACGGCCCTTGAAACCGCCGCGCAATCCGAGGTGCTCGGCGCGGCGACCCGAACCGCATTTCAGAAATGGGAACTGGAGATCAAACGCGGACTGTTCCGCTTCGGCCTGACGTCGGGCGACGCGGATCTGGTCGCCACGATGGTCCTCAGCCAGATCGAAGGCGCGCTGCTGCTCGCGCGAACCTATCGTAGCCTCGCGCCGATCCAGCGCACTGAGGAAGCGGTGCGGCTGCTGGCGTACGCCGCAAAGAGCGCGAATTGA
- a CDS encoding TonB-dependent receptor plug domain-containing protein, with the protein MWGDDELCGISLWGFDHRGCDVGVRCFCTGTKTGTPLNQTAQSISVVSAERVRDQGVSRVRETLCYVPGVFAEPGGGDSRNDYFKVRGQDPNVYLNGGQQPQ; encoded by the coding sequence ATGTGGGGCGATGATGAACTATGCGGGATATCTCTTTGGGGCTTCGACCATCGCGGTTGCGACGTTGGCGTTCGATGTTTCTGCACCGGAACCAAGACCGGTACGCCGCTGAACCAGACGGCGCAGTCGATTTCCGTCGTCAGCGCCGAGCGCGTCCGGGATCAAGGTGTCAGCCGCGTGCGGGAGACCCTGTGCTATGTACCCGGCGTCTTTGCCGAGCCGGGCGGCGGCGATTCACGCAACGACTATTTCAAGGTCCGCGGCCAGGACCCGAACGTCTATCTCAACGGGGGTCAACAACCGCAATAA